The proteins below come from a single Periophthalmus magnuspinnatus isolate fPerMag1 chromosome 7, fPerMag1.2.pri, whole genome shotgun sequence genomic window:
- the taf8 gene encoding transcription initiation factor TFIID subunit 8, protein MADPAVSSGSSGRGSSKSSSSPSENYCLARRRTLQVAVSALLTESGFESAEKAAVETLTEMMQSYITEIGRCAKAYCEHTARSVPTLSDAVVTLIEMGLNVDTLPVYAKRSQRMVITAPPVTNPPVTPKALTAGQKRTHPAHIPSHFPDFPDPHTYIKTPTFREPVSDYQVVREKAATQRRDVERALTRFMAKTGETETLFKDDVTTFPLIAAKPSAIPYLSALLPSELELQSLEETDSSEQDDQTDSENVTGHNITDDPSADKENSLLPPSGVVPSSKSSEENMIDNPYLRPVKKPKVRRKK, encoded by the exons ATGGCGGACCCTGCGGTGTCCTCGGGAAGCTCCGGG CGTGGCAGTAGTAAATCAAGCTCTAGTCCTTCAGAGAACTACTGCCTGGCTCGACGTCGCACCCTGCAGGTGGCTGTGAGTGCACTGCTCACAGAAAGTGGCTTTGAGAGTGCGGAAAAGGCAGCAGTCGAGACGCTCACGGAGATGATGCAGAGCT ACATAACTGAAATTGGGCGGTGTGCTAAAGCTTATTGTGAACATACAGCCAGGAGTGTCCCCACTTTATCAGATGCTGTGGTCACTCTCATAGAAATGG GTTTGAATGTGGATACTTTACCTGTTTATGCCAAAAGGTCCCAGAGAATGGTGATAACTGCAC CTCCTGTGACCAACCCTCCGGTAACACCCAAAGCCCTCACAGCCGGACAGAAGCGCACTCATCCCGCTCACATTCCGAGCCACTTCCCAGACTTCCCCGATCCCCACACCTACATCAAAACTCCT ACCTTTCGGGAGCCCGTGTCCGATTACCAGGTGGTCCGAGAGAAGGCTGCCACCCAAAGGAGAGACGTGGAACGCGCGCTGACAAGGTTTATGGCCAAAACCGGAGAAACTGAGACTCTGTTCAAAGATGACGTCACCACCTTTCCCT TAATCGCAGCAAAGCCCAGTGCGATCCCATACCTCAGCGCCCTCTTGCCTTCAGAGCTGGAACTGCAGAGTCTAGAAGAGACGGATTCCTCTGAACAGGATGACCAGACGGACAGCGAGAACGTCACTGGACACAATATCACT gaTGATCCCAGTGCGGACAAAGAGaattccctcctccctcccagcGGCGTTGTTCCATCCTCAAAATCCAGCGAGGAAAACATGATCGACAATCCATATCTCCGCCCGGTCAAGAAGCCCAAAGTCCGGAGAAAGAAATGA
- the LOC117374035 gene encoding protein pitchfork-like, translating to MSSAAPVRKVHFGSTQERRFVPFSYPPDRMGNEYARDTQPNVGPGSYESHQFGTIVYNLEKTPMSRKGYGLSARTAKRFPTVSKGMTPSPQQYQPDQSSSRIIPPGKTPFNSTAQRFKMGPDTVNQSPGPGSYSVCETETHRRVSWPMCFGNPDWSRLPQLDKRSLRVKMPTDKEFLKQRSRLAYLSLYY from the exons ATGTCGTCCGCTGCTCCCGTGCGTAAGGTTCACTTCGGGAGCACGCAGGAGAGGAGGTTTGTGCCGTTTAGTTACCCACCGGACCGGATGGGAAACGAGTACGCGCGAGACACCCAGCCCAACGTGGGACCGGGGAGCTACGAGAGCCACCAG TTCGGTACCATCGTGTACAACTTAGAAAAAACTCCCATGAGTCGAAAAGGATATGGACTCTCAGCCAGGACTGCAAAGCGCTTTCCAACTGTCAGCAAG gGCATGACTCCCTCCCCTCAGCAGTACCAGCCCGATCAGTCCTCGTCCAGGATCATCCCTCCTGGAAAAACTCCATTTAACTCCACAGCCCAGAGGTTTAAAATGGGACCTGACACGGTGAACCAGAGCCCCGG CCCTGGTAgttacagtgtgtgtgagacagagacacacaggagGGTGAGCTGGCCCATGTGCTTCGGGAATccagactggagcagactgCCTCAGCTCGACAAACGGTCCCTCAGGGTCAAG atGCCGACAGACAAAGAGTTCctgaagcagaggagcagactggCCTATCTGAGTCTGTACTATTGA
- the atp6ap1b gene encoding V-type proton ATPase subunit S1b, which yields MAESRWSGKSTFISYFCLFWITGALTTHVPLLIWSSDSLAPVPSSAAGHITSLSELRTYLSSTLGSGAHTVLLFLQEKLSQDDFTVYGGVYGNKEDSAFKNLEEALQSQSAVFPALEWSSSSSVPSILEQVFGVSPLLLSPDALDDLKMDASVNNLLLISLPYCSQNKHCREELRTNDDVIGRVLKTLEAKNVPYTAMFTGLQPSRVIEESSFSAPVGRSLLQAPPPAPAVQAPIIFNSSGNPCIMLWAQNLNVSFSPTAAWTDLYTLTPTLSGSLCNETNAVLVLTYNGGITLSFFMSQRFFPVSARRWFSLDSVQLRQNAVTAAFSSRNIYAPAEYSYHCQFVSSFRDPLLIPANNNGSWRLNFVDFQIQGFGLNNGTNFSYASDCAGFFTGAIWMGLITSLIMLFIFVYGLHMILQLNTMDRFDDPKGPSISVPQTE from the exons ATGGCAGAGTCGCGGTGGTCAGGGAAATCAACTTTTATAtcgtatttttgtttattttggattACGGGAGCTTTGACGACGCATGTGCCGCTGTTGATCTGGTCATCCGACAG TTTGGCCCCTGTCCCCTCGTCTGCTGCTGGTCACATCACCTCTCTCAGTGAGCTCAGGACTTACCTCAGCTCTACTTTAGGCTCTGGGGCCCACACAGTCCTGCTTTTTCTACAGGAAAAG ttgAGCCAAGATGACTTCACAGTTTATGGTGGTGTCTATGGAAACAAAGAGGACAGTGCCTTTAAAAACCTGGAG GAGGCCCTGCAGTCCCAGTCGGCAGTGTTCCCAGCTTTAGAGTGGTCCAGCTCCTCTTCAGTGCCTTCGATTCTGGAGCAGGTGTTCGGAGTGTCACCACTGCTCCTGAGCCCAGACGCTTTGGATGATCTCAAAATGGACGCCTCTGTCAACAACCTGCTGCTGATCAGTTTGCCCTACTGCAGCCAGAACAAGCACTGCAGGGAGGAGCTCAGGACCAACG ATGATGTTATTGGGCGTGTTCTTAAAACTCTGGAGGCCAAGAATGTTCCTTACACAGCCATGTTCACCGGACTACAGCCATCACGG GTGATTGAAGAGTCTTCCTTCTCTGCTCCGGTTGGCCGCTCTCTGCTCCAAGCTCCGCCTCCGGCTCCAGCGGTGCAGGCCCCGATCATCTTCAATTCGTCTGGGAACCCCTGCATCATGCTCTGGGCTCAGAACCTCAACGTCAGCTTCTCTCCCACTGCAGCCTGGACCGACCTGTACACCCTAACTCCCACTCTGTCCGGGTCTTTATGCAACGAGACCAACGCTGT ACTGGTCCTGACCTATAATGGCGGCATTACTCTAAG TTTCTTCATGAGCCAGCGTTTCTTCCCGGTGTCGGCTCGTCGATGGTTCTCTCTGGACTCGGTGCAGTTACGTCAGAACGCAGTGACTGCTGCTTTCTCCAGTCGAAATATTTATGCTCCTGCCGAGTACTCGTACCACTGTCAGTTTGTGAGCAGCTTTAGAGACCCTCTGCTCATCCCAGCCAACAACAACGGCAGCTGGAGGCTCAACTTTGTCGACTTTCAG ATCCAAGGCTTTGGTCTGAATAACGGCACAAACTTCTCCTACGCGAGCGACTGCGCCGGCTTCTTCACGGGTGCGATCTGGATGGGTCTGATCACGTCTCTAATCATGCTGTTCATATTTGTGTACGGTTTACACATGATCCTGCAGCTGAACACAATGGACCGCTTCGATGACCCCAAAGGCCCCTCCATTTCTGTGCCTCAGACCGAGTGA